A window of the Thalassophryne amazonica chromosome 11, fThaAma1.1, whole genome shotgun sequence genome harbors these coding sequences:
- the LOC117520224 gene encoding LOW QUALITY PROTEIN: ankyrin repeat and SOCS box protein 12-like (The sequence of the model RefSeq protein was modified relative to this genomic sequence to represent the inferred CDS: inserted 1 base in 1 codon) has product KKHSCVWTQIDSLDVKAQTPLFTAVSRKHRDCVVTLLKAGADPNGSQHNSCSPVLTAAREGDVDVLRELLQFGAEVDVKPKVPEWASNASTCTGPLYMSAVYGHLDCFRLLLLHGANPDYNCTDHKMLARXKQPKTVLEACLHYGCGVEYIQLLIDFGANVYLLTLTTDKTTKQNEAVALLLKERVCPKTLMSQARLAIRRYIPFINKEPAVDSMDIPLILKNYLKHILSDNI; this is encoded by the exons AAAAAGCATTCCTGTGTTTGGACTCAGATTGACAGCCTGGATGTGAAGGCCCAGACGCCTCTGTTCACAGCTGTCAGTCGGAAACATCGGGACTGTGTAGTCACTCTGCTCAAGGCTGGAGCCGATCCTAACGGCAGCCAGCACAACAGCTGCTCCCCGGTGCTCACTGCCGCCCGGGAGGGCGACGTGGACGTGCTCCGAGAGTTGCTACAGTTTGGAGCTGAGGTGGATGTCAAACCTAAAGTACCAGAGTGGGCTTCCAACGCCAGCACCTGCACAGGGCCCCTCTACATGTCTGCAGTGTATGGACACCTCGATTGTTTCAGGCTGCTCCTTCTCCACGGAGCCAACCCGGACTATAACTGCACCGATCACAAGATGCTGGCCA ATAAGCAGCCAAAGACAGTTCTGGAAGCATGCCTCCATTACGGCTGTGGGGTGGAGTATATCCAGCTTCTCATAGACTTTGGGGCAAATGTGTACCTGCTGACACTCACCACCGATAAGACAACAAAGCAGAATGAAGCGGTGGCTCTGTTGCTCAAAGAAAGAG TTTGCCCCAAAACACTGATGTCACAGGCCCGGCTAGCAATCCGAAGATACATCCCCTTCATTAACAAGGAGCCTGCTGTGGACAGTATGGACATTCCTCTGATTCTGAAGAACTACTTGAAACACATCTTGTCTGATAACATATAA